From the genome of Fusobacterium varium, one region includes:
- the glpF gene encoding Aquaglyceroporin produces the protein MTPSSMYLAEFIGTASLLLLGNGINMTLSLRKSFGKGGGWMVTCFGWGLAVTMSAYLTGWVSGAHLNPALSISLALSGRLPMNLLPGYIIAQLLGAMAGATLAYLTNKDLMDDEPEPGTKLGVFATGPAIENKPWNLVTEIVGTTILVVGILAIGYGSNEVGSGMGPFLVGMLICVIGMATGGATGFAINPARDLGPRIAHALLPIKGKGGSNWQYAWVPIVGPIIGAVLGVLFFDAFVGRCIACAI, from the coding sequence ATGACACCAAGTTCAATGTATCTGGCAGAATTTATTGGAACAGCTTCGTTACTGCTTTTAGGGAATGGAATTAATATGACTCTTAGTTTGAGAAAAAGCTTTGGAAAAGGTGGAGGTTGGATGGTAACTTGTTTTGGGTGGGGTCTTGCTGTAACTATGTCAGCTTATCTTACTGGTTGGGTAAGTGGAGCTCATCTTAATCCAGCATTATCTATATCTCTTGCACTTAGTGGAAGATTACCTATGAACCTTTTGCCTGGATATATAATTGCTCAATTATTAGGAGCAATGGCAGGAGCTACGTTAGCATATTTAACTAATAAAGATCTCATGGACGATGAACCAGAGCCAGGAACTAAATTAGGAGTATTTGCAACTGGTCCAGCTATTGAGAATAAACCTTGGAATTTAGTAACAGAAATAGTTGGAACAACTATTCTGGTAGTGGGTATCCTTGCAATAGGATATGGAAGCAATGAAGTTGGGTCAGGAATGGGACCTTTTTTAGTAGGAATGCTTATATGCGTAATTGGAATGGCAACTGGTGGAGCAACAGGTTTTGCTATCAATCCAGCAAGAGATCTTGGACCTAGAATAGCTCATGCACTTCTTCCTATTAAAGGAAAAGGAGGTTCAAATTGGCAATATGCTTGGGTTCCAATTGTAGGACCAATAATTGGAGCAGTTTTAGGAGTATTGTTTTTTGATGCTTTTGTTGGCAGATGTATAGCTTGTGCTATATAA
- the ygcP gene encoding Glycerol-3-phosphate responsive antiterminator has product MKIKEVLERNPVIPAIKNDMYLEEAKNSSSEIVFVIISNLLNVTDIVAELKKAGKIVFVHVDMIEGLSSSAYGVEYIIKNTGLDGIITTKHNVVSLANKNEIPVIQRFFILDSFSFKNTIAHIRENKPSAIEILPGIMPKIIKKIKNILNVPIIAGGLIDEKEDVINALKAGAEGISTTDKSLWES; this is encoded by the coding sequence ATGAAAATCAAAGAAGTTTTGGAAAGAAATCCTGTTATTCCAGCAATTAAAAATGATATGTATTTGGAAGAAGCAAAAAATAGTAGTAGTGAAATAGTTTTTGTTATAATATCAAATCTTCTTAATGTAACAGATATAGTTGCAGAATTGAAAAAAGCAGGGAAAATAGTTTTTGTTCATGTTGATATGATTGAAGGTTTATCAAGTTCAGCATATGGAGTTGAATATATAATAAAAAATACAGGGCTAGATGGAATAATAACTACTAAACATAATGTTGTAAGTCTTGCTAATAAAAATGAGATTCCTGTTATACAGAGATTTTTTATACTTGATTCTTTTTCATTTAAAAATACAATAGCTCATATTCGTGAAAATAAACCAAGTGCTATAGAAATTTTACCAGGAATAATGCCTAAAATAATAAAAAAAATTAAAAATATTTTAAATGTTCCAATAATTGCAGGGGGACTTATAGATGAAAAAGAAGATGTAATCAATGCCTTGAAAGCAGGAGCAGAAGGAATTTCTACTACTGATAAAAGTTTGTGGGAAAGTTAG
- the tyrB gene encoding Aromatic-amino-acid aminotransferase, with translation MLAKGMENRNLVDKVFSIAKKAKEAAEKYGDEKVVNATIGSLYDEDGKLVVLKSVTETYKELPPEEIAGYASAFTGSPEYKESVKRSILGNDYAEEFKNHYMEVIGTPGGTGAVSNSVKNYLNEGDTLLLPKWLWSPYILMASERKGDCEYYTIFDENGGFDLKDFSEKIFKLAEKQDNVVVIINDPCQNPTGYKLTIEEWKKVLEIFKKATEKANIILINDIAYIDFDDRNEEEKKEYRELFKNLPSKILVIFAFSLSKSLTSYGLRVGAQLALSSDKKVIEEFEKANSYSCRSTWSNISRGGMKMFSDIMLDEEKSKMLKKEREIYRLLIKERAEIFLKEAEECNLKVLPYKTGFFLTIPTGKLTDKVAEELEKENIYTVVLDEGIRIAVCSVPKKKIIGLARRIKKAVEEASK, from the coding sequence ATGTTAGCAAAAGGAATGGAAAACAGAAATTTAGTAGATAAGGTCTTCAGTATAGCTAAAAAAGCTAAAGAAGCTGCTGAAAAATATGGAGATGAAAAAGTAGTAAATGCAACTATAGGATCACTTTATGATGAAGATGGGAAATTAGTTGTATTAAAATCAGTGACAGAAACATATAAAGAACTGCCACCAGAAGAAATAGCAGGGTATGCTTCAGCATTTACAGGAAGCCCTGAATATAAAGAAAGTGTGAAAAGATCTATTTTAGGGAATGATTATGCTGAAGAATTTAAAAATCATTATATGGAAGTAATAGGAACTCCAGGAGGAACAGGAGCAGTAAGTAATAGTGTAAAAAATTATCTGAATGAAGGGGACACACTTCTTCTTCCAAAGTGGCTATGGAGTCCATATATTCTTATGGCTTCTGAAAGAAAAGGAGATTGTGAATATTATACAATTTTTGATGAAAATGGTGGATTTGATCTTAAGGATTTTTCTGAAAAAATATTTAAACTTGCAGAGAAACAAGATAATGTAGTAGTTATTATAAATGATCCATGTCAAAATCCAACTGGATATAAATTAACTATTGAAGAGTGGAAAAAAGTTTTAGAGATATTTAAAAAAGCAACTGAGAAAGCTAATATAATTTTAATAAATGATATAGCATATATAGATTTCGATGACAGAAATGAAGAAGAGAAAAAAGAATATAGAGAACTTTTTAAAAATCTTCCATCAAAAATTCTTGTAATATTTGCTTTCAGCCTTTCTAAGTCATTGACTAGCTACGGGTTAAGAGTAGGAGCACAACTGGCTCTTTCAAGTGATAAAAAGGTTATAGAGGAATTTGAAAAAGCTAATTCTTATTCTTGTCGTTCTACATGGTCAAATATCTCTAGAGGAGGTATGAAAATGTTCAGCGATATTATGCTTGATGAAGAAAAAAGTAAGATGTTGAAAAAAGAGAGAGAAATATATAGATTACTTATAAAAGAAAGAGCAGAGATTTTTCTGAAGGAAGCAGAAGAATGTAATTTAAAAGTTTTGCCTTATAAAACTGGATTCTTTTTGACAATACCTACAGGAAAGCTGACAGATAAAGTTGCCGAGGAATTAGAAAAGGAAAATATATATACAGTAGTATTAGATGAAGGAATAAGAATTGCAGTATGCAGTGTACCAAAGAAAAAAATAATAGGATTAGCTAGAAGAATAAAGAAAGCTGTAGAAGAAGCTTCAAAATAA
- the ttdA gene encoding L(+)-tartrate dehydratase subunit alpha translates to MMKELDLRKVTDEVERMCIEGNYFIGKDVLDKIKEAYAKEESEVGKNILGQIIENDEIAANEQVPMCQDTGIVVVFLEIGTEVRIPGDIYEAVNEGIRRGYEKGYLRKSVVKDPLDRVNTKDNTPAIIHTTLVPGSDKVKIIVAPKGGGSENMSVLKMLKPSDGIEGIKKLVIETIKNAGGNPCPPIIVGVGIGGNFEKAAILAKKAILRDINDKSSSPINAKLEEELLELINKTGVGPLGLGGRTTALAVKVETYPCHIAALPVAINLNCHAARHKEVEL, encoded by the coding sequence ATGATGAAAGAATTAGATTTAAGAAAAGTAACTGATGAAGTAGAAAGAATGTGTATAGAGGGAAACTACTTTATTGGAAAAGATGTATTAGACAAAATTAAGGAAGCATATGCAAAAGAAGAATCAGAAGTTGGGAAAAATATTCTTGGACAAATTATTGAAAATGATGAAATAGCAGCAAATGAGCAAGTTCCTATGTGTCAAGATACAGGAATTGTAGTAGTATTTTTAGAAATAGGAACTGAAGTAAGAATTCCTGGAGATATCTATGAAGCTGTTAATGAAGGAATTAGAAGAGGATATGAAAAAGGATATTTAAGAAAATCAGTTGTAAAAGATCCTTTAGATAGAGTAAATACTAAAGATAATACACCTGCTATTATTCATACTACTCTCGTTCCAGGATCAGATAAAGTTAAAATAATTGTAGCTCCTAAAGGTGGAGGTTCTGAAAATATGAGCGTTTTAAAAATGCTTAAACCATCTGATGGAATAGAGGGAATCAAAAAATTAGTTATAGAAACTATTAAAAATGCTGGTGGAAATCCATGCCCACCTATCATAGTAGGAGTAGGAATTGGAGGAAACTTTGAAAAAGCAGCAATTCTTGCTAAAAAAGCAATATTGAGAGATATCAATGATAAAAGTAGCAGTCCTATTAATGCTAAATTGGAAGAAGAATTACTAGAACTTATAAATAAAACTGGAGTTGGACCACTAGGACTAGGAGGAAGAACTACAGCTTTAGCAGTTAAAGTTGAAACATATCCATGTCATATAGCAGCTCTTCCAGTTGCTATTAATCTTAACTGCCATGCAGCTAGACATAAGGAAGTAGAACTATAA
- the fumB gene encoding Fumarate hydratase class I, anaerobic, translated as MEYKITTPLKEEDIVKLNAGDTVKITGVIYTARDAAHARLVKLLEEGKELPIDVRGQVIYYVGPTPAKPGKPIGSAGPTTSYRMDAYAPRLIKEGLKGMIGKGARSKEVKDAIVSEKAVYFAAVGGAAALIAKSIKKAEIITYEDLGAEALRRLEVVDFPAIVINDIYGGDLYKEGQEQWNELDK; from the coding sequence ATGGAATATAAAATCACAACACCATTAAAAGAAGAAGATATAGTAAAATTAAATGCTGGAGATACAGTAAAAATCACTGGAGTTATATATACAGCAAGAGATGCAGCACATGCTAGACTTGTAAAGCTACTTGAGGAAGGAAAAGAACTTCCAATAGATGTGAGAGGACAAGTAATATATTATGTAGGACCTACACCAGCTAAGCCAGGAAAACCAATAGGAAGTGCTGGACCAACTACAAGTTATAGAATGGACGCTTATGCACCTAGACTTATAAAAGAAGGGTTAAAAGGAATGATAGGAAAAGGAGCTAGATCTAAAGAAGTTAAAGATGCTATCGTTTCTGAAAAAGCTGTGTATTTTGCAGCAGTAGGAGGAGCAGCAGCTCTTATAGCAAAATCTATTAAAAAAGCTGAAATTATCACTTATGAAGATTTAGGAGCTGAGGCACTAAGAAGATTGGAAGTTGTAGATTTTCCAGCTATAGTTATCAATGATATCTATGGAGGAGATTTATATAAAGAAGGTCAAGAACAATGGAATGAACTAGACAAATAG
- the gltD_1 gene encoding Glutamate synthase [NADPH] small chain: MKYDLVIIGGGPGGLAAAVEAKKNGIESILVIERDKELGGILQQCIHNGFGLHEFKEELTGPEYAQRFIEKLYEMNIEYKLDTMVLDLTKDKKIHAINTKDGYMIIEAKAVILAMGCRERTRGAISIPGDRPSGIFTAGAAQRFINMEGYMVGKKVLILGSGDIGLIMARRLTLEGAEVKAVVELMPFSGGLTRNIVQCLDDYNIPLYLSHTVIDIVGKERLEKVIIAKVDENRKPIPGTEMTYECDTLLLSVGLIPENDISRKTGLEIDRRTNGLIVNEMMETSADGIFACGNVVHVHDLVDFVSAEARRAGKAAAKYIKNEVKIGDYREIKNGKGIVYTVPQKFRAENIDTALEVFMRVNNIYKNVKLEVKDENKILISLKKQHMAPGEMEKIMIPKKILDSTEGKILTVEITGGEQ, encoded by the coding sequence ATGAAATATGATTTGGTTATTATAGGTGGTGGTCCAGGAGGACTTGCTGCAGCAGTAGAAGCTAAAAAGAATGGAATAGAAAGTATATTAGTCATAGAGAGGGATAAAGAACTGGGAGGAATACTTCAGCAATGTATTCATAATGGATTTGGACTGCATGAATTTAAAGAAGAACTTACAGGACCTGAATATGCTCAAAGATTTATAGAAAAGCTTTATGAAATGAATATTGAATATAAATTGGATACAATGGTATTAGATCTTACAAAAGATAAAAAGATTCATGCAATCAATACTAAAGATGGGTATATGATAATAGAAGCTAAGGCTGTTATTTTAGCAATGGGCTGCAGAGAAAGAACTAGAGGAGCTATTTCAATACCAGGAGATAGACCATCAGGAATATTTACAGCAGGAGCAGCTCAAAGATTTATTAATATGGAAGGATACATGGTAGGGAAAAAAGTACTTATCTTAGGATCAGGAGATATTGGGCTTATCATGGCTAGAAGACTTACACTGGAAGGTGCAGAAGTTAAAGCAGTAGTTGAGCTTATGCCTTTTTCTGGAGGATTGACTAGAAACATAGTTCAATGTTTAGATGATTATAATATTCCATTATATCTAAGCCACACAGTTATAGATATTGTAGGAAAGGAAAGGCTTGAAAAAGTAATAATAGCAAAAGTAGATGAGAATAGAAAACCAATACCTGGAACTGAAATGACATATGAATGTGATACACTACTTCTTTCAGTAGGACTTATTCCAGAAAATGATATTTCAAGAAAAACAGGATTGGAAATAGACAGAAGAACAAATGGACTTATAGTAAATGAAATGATGGAAACTAGTGCTGATGGAATATTTGCCTGTGGAAATGTTGTTCATGTACATGACTTGGTGGATTTCGTAAGTGCAGAAGCTAGAAGAGCTGGTAAAGCAGCAGCAAAGTATATAAAAAATGAGGTAAAAATTGGAGATTATAGAGAAATAAAAAATGGAAAAGGTATAGTGTATACAGTTCCACAAAAATTCAGAGCTGAAAATATAGATACAGCTCTTGAGGTATTTATGAGGGTAAATAATATATATAAAAATGTAAAACTTGAAGTAAAAGATGAAAATAAAATTCTTATTAGTCTAAAAAAACAGCATATGGCTCCAGGAGAAATGGAAAAAATAATGATACCTAAAAAAATACTTGATAGTACAGAAGGAAAAATATTGACTGTAGAAATAACAGGTGGTGAACAATAA
- the lhgO gene encoding L-2-hydroxyglutarate oxidase LhgO, protein MVDVVVIGSGIMGAAVSRELSKYNLDIIVLEKEHDVSNGTTKANSAIIHAGYDAQNGTLMAKYNALGNAMFDVLCKEIDAPFKRCGSYVLAFTEEERKHLKVLYDRGIKNGIPRIEILEKEEILKREPNINKEVVAALYAPTAGVIGPWEFTIKLLENAAENGVDIQTDSKVLDIKKLEEGYVVKLEDREILTKTVINAAGVFADELNAMVSNDKFKIIPRKGEYFLLDKVQGNLTNSVIFQCPTALGKGVLVAQTIHGNLITGPTALDIDDKEDVSNTVEEMDNIKKQAIKSIPEINFRDNIRNFAGLRAESDRGDFIIGEASDAKGFFNIAGTKSPGLSSAPAIALDVATQVLNRLGNVTKKEVFKKNKPQIHFMELSPEEKAEVIAKDPRYGRIICRCENITEGEIVDVIHRKVGAKTVDGIKKRCRPGSGRCQGGFCGPRVQEILARELKTELDKIVLDKKGAYILTGKTK, encoded by the coding sequence ATGGTAGATGTTGTTGTAATAGGAAGTGGAATAATGGGAGCTGCAGTATCTCGTGAGCTGTCTAAATATAATTTAGATATAATAGTTTTAGAAAAAGAGCATGATGTATCTAATGGAACAACTAAAGCAAATTCAGCTATTATTCATGCTGGGTATGATGCACAAAATGGAACACTTATGGCAAAATATAATGCATTAGGGAATGCTATGTTTGATGTCCTTTGTAAAGAAATAGATGCACCTTTCAAAAGATGTGGATCATATGTTCTTGCTTTTACAGAAGAAGAGAGGAAGCATTTAAAAGTTCTGTATGATAGAGGGATCAAAAATGGGATTCCTAGAATCGAAATATTAGAGAAAGAGGAAATATTAAAAAGAGAACCTAATATAAATAAAGAAGTAGTTGCAGCTCTTTATGCTCCAACAGCTGGAGTAATAGGACCTTGGGAATTTACTATAAAACTGTTGGAAAATGCTGCTGAAAATGGTGTTGATATACAAACAGACAGTAAAGTTTTAGATATAAAAAAATTAGAAGAGGGTTATGTTGTAAAACTTGAAGATAGAGAGATACTTACTAAAACTGTTATTAATGCTGCAGGGGTATTTGCTGATGAATTAAATGCAATGGTAAGTAATGATAAATTTAAAATAATACCAAGAAAAGGAGAGTATTTTCTTTTAGATAAAGTTCAAGGAAATTTAACAAATAGTGTTATATTTCAATGTCCAACTGCTTTGGGAAAAGGGGTACTGGTAGCTCAAACTATTCATGGAAACCTTATAACTGGACCTACAGCTTTAGATATAGATGATAAGGAAGATGTATCAAATACTGTAGAGGAAATGGATAATATAAAAAAGCAAGCTATAAAAAGTATACCTGAAATAAACTTCAGAGATAATATAAGAAACTTTGCTGGACTTAGAGCAGAAAGCGACAGAGGAGATTTTATAATAGGAGAGGCTTCAGATGCAAAAGGATTTTTTAATATAGCAGGAACAAAATCTCCAGGATTGTCGTCAGCACCAGCAATAGCATTAGATGTGGCTACACAGGTATTAAATAGATTGGGAAATGTAACAAAAAAAGAAGTTTTTAAGAAAAACAAACCTCAAATACATTTTATGGAATTATCACCTGAGGAAAAAGCTGAAGTTATTGCTAAGGATCCTAGATATGGAAGAATAATATGCAGGTGTGAAAATATCACTGAGGGTGAAATAGTTGATGTAATTCATAGAAAAGTAGGAGCTAAAACTGTAGATGGTATTAAAAAAAGATGCAGACCTGGTTCTGGAAGATGTCAAGGAGGATTCTGTGGACCAAGAGTACAGGAAATACTAGCTAGAGAACTTAAAACTGAACTTGATAAAATAGTATTAGATAAAAAAGGTGCATATATTCTGACAGGGAAGACAAAATAG
- the glpK gene encoding Glycerol kinase, with protein sequence MGKKYIVALDQGTTSSRAVVFDSDQKIVGVAQKEFTQIYPKEGWVEHDPMEIWSSQSGTLAEVIAKEGISQHDIIGIGITNQRETTIVWDKNTGKPVYNAIVWQCRRTAKICDDLRKIEGLEEYIKENTGLVLDAYFSGTKIKWILDNVEGAREKAEKGDLLFGTVDTWLIWKLTNGKVHATDYTNASRTMIYNIKELKWDKKLLDILGIPESMLPTVKDSSGTFGYANLGGAGGHRIPIAGVAGDQQSALFGQACFEKGDSKNTYGTGCFLLMNTGEEMVKSHNGLITTIAIGFEGKVEYALEGSIFMGGASVQWLRDELKLVGESKDTEYFARKVKDNGGVYVVPAFVGLGAPYWDMYARGAILGLTRGANKNHIIRATLESIAYQTRDVLEAMQEDSGIKLNNLKVDGGAAANNFLMEFQAEILGTSVRRPVILETTALGAAYLAGLAVGIWESKEEIKKQWILDQEFTCKMPEEERENKYKGWKKAVGRAMKWEEEE encoded by the coding sequence ATGGGAAAAAAATATATTGTGGCTTTAGATCAAGGAACAACAAGTTCAAGAGCAGTTGTATTTGACAGTGATCAAAAAATCGTTGGAGTGGCACAAAAAGAATTTACTCAAATATATCCTAAAGAGGGTTGGGTAGAACATGATCCAATGGAAATATGGTCAAGCCAAAGTGGAACACTTGCAGAAGTAATAGCTAAAGAAGGAATATCACAACATGATATAATAGGTATTGGAATAACAAATCAAAGAGAAACTACAATAGTTTGGGATAAAAATACAGGAAAGCCTGTATATAATGCAATAGTATGGCAGTGCAGAAGAACAGCTAAAATATGTGATGATCTTAGAAAAATTGAAGGTTTAGAAGAATATATTAAAGAAAATACAGGATTGGTATTAGATGCTTATTTCTCTGGAACTAAAATCAAGTGGATACTTGATAATGTAGAGGGAGCAAGGGAAAAAGCTGAAAAAGGAGATCTTCTATTTGGAACAGTAGATACATGGCTTATTTGGAAACTTACTAATGGAAAAGTGCATGCTACTGATTATACAAATGCTTCTAGAACTATGATATATAATATAAAAGAATTGAAATGGGATAAAAAACTTTTAGATATTCTAGGAATTCCTGAATCAATGCTTCCAACAGTAAAAGACAGCAGCGGAACATTTGGATATGCAAACCTTGGAGGAGCAGGAGGGCATAGAATACCTATTGCAGGGGTAGCAGGAGATCAGCAGTCAGCACTATTCGGACAGGCTTGTTTTGAAAAAGGAGATTCAAAAAATACATATGGAACTGGTTGCTTCCTTCTTATGAATACAGGAGAAGAAATGGTAAAGAGCCATAATGGTCTTATAACTACTATTGCTATCGGATTTGAAGGAAAAGTTGAATATGCCCTTGAAGGAAGTATATTTATGGGAGGTGCAAGTGTTCAATGGCTGAGAGATGAATTGAAACTTGTAGGAGAATCAAAAGACACAGAATATTTTGCACGAAAAGTAAAAGATAATGGTGGAGTATATGTAGTTCCAGCATTTGTAGGACTAGGAGCACCATATTGGGATATGTATGCAAGAGGAGCTATATTAGGTCTTACTCGTGGAGCAAATAAAAATCATATAATCAGAGCAACTCTTGAATCAATAGCATATCAAACAAGAGATGTATTAGAGGCTATGCAGGAAGACTCAGGAATTAAATTAAATAATTTGAAAGTAGATGGTGGAGCTGCAGCTAATAATTTCTTAATGGAATTCCAAGCTGAAATATTAGGAACATCAGTAAGAAGACCAGTAATACTTGAAACAACTGCTTTAGGTGCTGCTTATCTTGCAGGGCTTGCAGTAGGTATATGGGAATCTAAAGAAGAAATCAAAAAACAATGGATATTAGATCAGGAATTTACTTGTAAAATGCCAGAAGAGGAAAGAGAAAATAAATATAAGGGTTGGAAGAAAGCTGTAGGTAGAGCTATGAAATGGGAAGAAGAAGAATAG